Proteins encoded together in one Catellatospora citrea window:
- a CDS encoding Na+/H+ antiporter, whose product MNALVVAVVLTVVVVAVSALSRRYNLLNPIVLVVVGLCLALVPGFPIVVLDPEVVLIGVLPPLLYVAALETSVPAFRHNIRSILLLAIGLVLFTAVAVGLLVHALLPQVPLAACLALGAVVAPPDAVAATAIAKRIGLPRRLVTILEGESLLNDATALVIFRVAVVVAVGTAVGPMAVAEQVMLAAGGGILVGALGALTAAFLHRRTRDPLIDNSISLLTPFTVTVAAELIHASAVVAVVVAGLYLGHRMPTLMSAASRLQMGAFWRMITFMLEGLVFLLVGLQLREVLTGLNTPVAQVVGLTLAVLATVIVTRFAWMYPVAYLVRLLPMVRRHGTGLDFTGATVISWAGMRGVVTLATALALPTMLAGGMPYPRALFVWLAFAVIVGTLVLQGMTLPMVARMLKVQADDRTGDILAEAQAQQQASKAARERLESLAHTASPDVVDKLRALTERRSNAVWERLGADRETPTAVYVRLRREMLEAERAVFRSARDAGRIPEDVLVRAQRDMDLEESMLERMD is encoded by the coding sequence GTGAATGCCCTCGTGGTGGCGGTCGTGCTGACCGTGGTCGTCGTCGCGGTGTCCGCCCTGTCGCGGCGGTACAACCTGCTCAACCCGATCGTGCTGGTGGTGGTCGGGCTCTGCCTGGCGCTGGTGCCCGGGTTCCCGATCGTCGTGCTCGATCCCGAGGTCGTGCTCATCGGCGTCCTGCCACCGCTGCTGTACGTCGCCGCGCTGGAGACCTCCGTGCCGGCGTTCCGGCACAACATCCGCTCGATCCTGCTGCTCGCCATCGGCCTCGTCCTGTTCACCGCGGTCGCGGTCGGCCTGCTCGTGCACGCGCTGCTGCCGCAGGTGCCGCTGGCCGCCTGCCTCGCGCTCGGCGCGGTGGTGGCGCCACCCGACGCCGTCGCGGCCACCGCCATCGCCAAACGCATCGGACTGCCCCGCCGACTGGTGACCATCCTCGAGGGCGAGAGCCTGCTCAACGACGCCACCGCGCTGGTGATCTTCCGGGTCGCGGTGGTGGTCGCCGTCGGCACGGCGGTCGGCCCGATGGCCGTGGCCGAGCAGGTGATGCTGGCGGCGGGCGGCGGCATCCTGGTCGGTGCGCTGGGCGCGCTGACCGCCGCGTTCCTGCACCGGCGCACCCGCGATCCGCTGATCGACAACTCGATCTCGCTGCTCACCCCCTTCACGGTGACCGTGGCGGCGGAGCTCATCCACGCCTCGGCCGTGGTCGCCGTCGTGGTCGCCGGTCTCTACCTGGGCCACCGGATGCCCACGCTGATGTCGGCCGCGTCGCGCCTGCAGATGGGCGCGTTCTGGCGCATGATCACCTTCATGCTGGAAGGCCTGGTGTTCCTGCTCGTCGGCCTGCAACTGCGGGAGGTGCTGACCGGCCTGAACACCCCCGTCGCCCAGGTGGTCGGGTTGACCCTGGCGGTGCTCGCGACCGTGATCGTCACCCGGTTCGCCTGGATGTATCCGGTCGCGTACCTGGTCCGGCTGCTGCCCATGGTGCGCCGCCACGGCACCGGCCTGGACTTCACCGGAGCGACCGTCATCTCCTGGGCCGGCATGCGCGGCGTGGTCACCCTGGCCACCGCGCTGGCGCTGCCGACGATGCTCGCCGGCGGAATGCCCTACCCGCGGGCGCTGTTCGTATGGTTGGCGTTCGCCGTCATCGTCGGCACCCTGGTGCTGCAGGGCATGACCCTGCCGATGGTGGCCCGGATGCTGAAGGTCCAGGCCGACGACCGGACCGGCGACATCCTCGCCGAGGCGCAGGCGCAGCAGCAGGCCAGCAAGGCCGCCCGCGAGCGGCTGGAGAGCCTGGCCCACACCGCCTCACCGGACGTCGTGGACAAGCTGCGTGCCCTCACCGAGCGCCGCTCCAACGCGGTGTGGGAGCGGCTGGGCGCCGACCGGGAAACGCCAACCGCCGTCTACGTACGGCTGCGCCGGGAGATGCTGGAGGCCGAGCGGGCCGTGTTCCGCTCGGCCCGGGACGCGGGCCGGATCCCGGAGGACGTGCTCGTCCGCGCACAACGCGACATGGACCTGGAAGAGTCGATGCTGGAACGGATGGACTGA
- a CDS encoding PIG-L deacetylase family protein produces MDQLEPMPQDWTRALAIAAHPDDLEYGVSGAVAGWTAAGKDVRYTLVTRGEAGIDTIPPAECGPLREAEQRAACAEVGVSELEFLGHADGVVEYGLALRRDLAAAIRRHTPDLVITANFHDTWPGGGWNSPDHRNVGRAVMDAIGDAGNRWIFPELVAEGLAPWGGVRYVAVGGSPQATHAVDITDTLDRAVASLDAHHAYLAGLGDNPMADTRAFLEWMADLNAPRFGGRRAAAFELYRM; encoded by the coding sequence ATGGATCAACTGGAGCCGATGCCGCAGGACTGGACCCGTGCGCTCGCCATCGCCGCGCACCCGGACGACCTCGAATACGGGGTGTCCGGGGCGGTGGCCGGATGGACCGCGGCAGGCAAGGACGTGCGCTACACCCTGGTCACCCGCGGTGAGGCCGGCATCGACACCATCCCGCCGGCCGAGTGCGGGCCGCTGCGCGAGGCCGAGCAGCGCGCGGCGTGCGCCGAGGTCGGTGTGTCCGAGCTGGAGTTCCTCGGCCATGCCGACGGCGTCGTCGAGTACGGCCTGGCCCTGCGCCGGGACCTGGCCGCGGCGATCCGCCGCCACACGCCCGACCTGGTGATCACGGCGAACTTCCATGACACCTGGCCCGGCGGCGGTTGGAACTCCCCCGACCACCGCAACGTGGGCCGCGCGGTGATGGACGCGATCGGCGATGCGGGCAACCGGTGGATCTTCCCGGAGCTGGTGGCGGAGGGGCTGGCCCCGTGGGGCGGGGTCCGCTACGTCGCCGTCGGCGGCTCGCCGCAGGCCACCCACGCCGTCGACATCACCGACACGCTGGACCGGGCGGTCGCCTCCCTCGACGCGCACCACGCCTACCTGGCCGGGCTCGGCGACAACCCGATGGCCGACACGCGCGCCTTCCTGGAGTGGATGGCCGACCTGAACGCCCCCCGCTTCGGCGGCCGCCGCGCCGCGGCCTTCGAGCTCTACCGCATGTGA
- a CDS encoding serine hydrolase domain-containing protein, with product MPEMDLLPATRRALLHRLATAQTEGRAPSLVGAVVRDGAPVWTHGRGLVGGQPPTADTQYRIGSLTKTFVAVLVLRLRDEGRLDLADPLGTHLPTAPADTAGLTVAQLLAHTAGLASETPSPWWERTDGSVRPELADTLDADGIKHPAGRVFHYSNPGYALLGALVEQLRGKPLEQVLAEEILGPLGMTRTSLLPQAPHADGWAVHPWADVLLPEPATDTGRMAPAGQLWSTAADLCRFAAFLAKGDPAVLAEASLAQMRTPASPLDGPVWDLAYGLGMQLKNDGGRLLAGHTGSMPGFLCTLWVSPADGLGGIVLANATSGISIGALGADLVRITAEHEPRIPDAWTPLESYDPALLELTGPWYVGPTPALIRLRADGDLEFGPLTGAGRSSRLKAQADGTWLGLEGYYAGETLRVVRDTAGAVTHLDLGSFVLTRLPYGSDTVPGGVDPLGWRGGPA from the coding sequence ATGCCTGAGATGGACCTGCTGCCGGCCACCCGCCGCGCCCTGCTGCACCGCCTCGCCACCGCCCAGACCGAGGGCCGCGCGCCGTCCCTGGTAGGCGCCGTCGTCCGCGACGGCGCACCGGTGTGGACGCACGGCCGGGGCCTGGTCGGCGGGCAGCCCCCGACCGCCGACACGCAGTACCGCATCGGCTCGCTGACCAAGACCTTCGTCGCCGTACTGGTGCTGCGCCTGCGCGACGAGGGCCGGCTCGACCTGGCCGACCCGCTCGGCACACACCTGCCGACGGCCCCCGCGGACACCGCCGGGCTGACCGTCGCCCAGCTGCTCGCACACACCGCAGGCCTGGCGTCGGAGACCCCCTCGCCGTGGTGGGAGCGCACCGACGGCAGTGTGCGCCCCGAGCTGGCCGACACCCTCGACGCCGACGGGATCAAGCACCCGGCCGGGCGCGTCTTCCACTACTCGAACCCTGGCTACGCGCTGCTCGGCGCGCTCGTCGAGCAGCTGCGCGGCAAGCCGCTGGAGCAGGTGCTCGCCGAGGAGATCCTCGGGCCGCTGGGCATGACCCGCACCTCGCTGCTGCCGCAGGCCCCGCACGCCGACGGCTGGGCCGTGCACCCGTGGGCCGACGTGCTGCTGCCCGAGCCCGCCACCGACACCGGCCGGATGGCCCCGGCCGGTCAGCTCTGGTCCACCGCCGCCGACCTGTGCCGCTTCGCCGCGTTCCTGGCCAAGGGCGACCCGGCCGTGCTGGCCGAGGCGAGCCTGGCCCAGATGCGCACCCCGGCGTCCCCGCTCGACGGTCCCGTCTGGGACCTGGCGTACGGGCTGGGCATGCAGCTCAAGAACGACGGCGGCCGGCTGCTGGCCGGGCACACCGGCTCGATGCCCGGGTTCCTGTGCACGCTGTGGGTCTCCCCCGCCGACGGCCTGGGCGGCATCGTGCTGGCCAACGCCACCTCGGGGATCTCCATCGGGGCGCTGGGCGCCGATCTGGTGCGTATCACCGCCGAGCACGAGCCGCGCATCCCGGACGCGTGGACCCCGCTGGAGTCCTACGACCCGGCGCTGCTGGAGCTGACCGGCCCCTGGTACGTGGGACCGACCCCGGCCCTGATCCGGCTGCGCGCCGACGGCGACCTGGAGTTCGGGCCGCTGACCGGCGCGGGACGCAGCTCCCGGCTGAAGGCGCAGGCCGACGGCACCTGGCTCGGCCTGGAGGGCTACTACGCGGGCGAGACGCTGCGCGTCGTGCGCGACACCGCCGGGGCGGTGACCCATCTGGACCTGGGCAGCTTCGTGCTCACCCGGCTGCCGTACGGTTCGGACACGGTCCCGGGCGGCGTCGATCCACTGGGCTGGCGCGGCGGGCCCGCGTAG